TCAACAAAATCATTACTCTTGACTCTGTTTTTCTACAATTACTTCTTATGGCTTGACTAAATGTTGAATTTCAAACAATGCTTTAGCTAGTAGGCCATATATTTAAACCTTGCTACTACAAGAAAACTGAGTATTTATGACTAATTTTTTTACAACGAAAATGATCATTTACGACGAAAACAGactcattttaacataaaataaatatttcactaGAAATAACTGGTTACAAATAAGCAGTTTTCTTATAATATGCATGAAGAAAGAACGATAACACGTGCTTCATCCTAATGCATGCACATCACATCCTCCTACTTTACATTCTCAGCTATATAGTTTTCTCATTGTCACATGAACTGCATGCTCTATGGGTTGCTGATcacattcaaattttttattactattcaatattttattattatttacaaaatatctaaGATCATCTCACtacttaaatacaaatttagTCCCATTTATGCTTTTTCATTCTCTTGTGATCTAATAGCTTTTCTCCATTTTCCTTTGACTTCCCTAAAATACTTCTATTGTTATCATTTGTTGTCCTTTTTCCACACTCACAACTTAAAAGGAAACAACGAATGCACTAAGTTTTTGGTTATTTGCAATTTGCGAGCTTTGATTACGATAGACATGCATGCACACCATATTTCTCTAAGTTATAAATtagctcaaacaaataattattataatattagttgAGAAAGATGAATTATTGGATTCAGTACGTACCATTGATGATAACGGCGGTCTCTTttccaagcatttcattttACAAAGCCATCACTCCAAGACTACATAATATcatctatattagaatattgaGTTGCTTGAATTGTAAGCTTAAACTAGTTGGaaaaactagttttttttttttttttctttttctttttctttttcttgtaaattTATCACCCAAATAGTTGGAATATTATTGCAAGCTCGAATTTTATGACTTCTTTGTAGATTATGTATAGATCACCCAAATAGTTGGAATAGATCATATATAGAGGAAGAAATTTAATTGAGGCTAAGGATAAGTGGATGCCAAAGGAGAATGACAACAACACAAATGACaagattacaatttttttaaaacaaaattagcaACATTGATCATATGATCTTTAAATAATGCAAGAAGTAAGTAGTAAAGGTTTTAAATCCTTAAAAATCAAAGACATTTatcaatttttcaataatttaaaaacccGAAATAAGAATCGAAAGGTAAAAAATAAGAGATTCTTTTTCGTCATGTAATAAAATTGTAAGTGTGATCTTTTTAAGGAAATAAATTAGTCTTTTAACTATAAATTTgaagatttttccttttattctttcaaatttaatcaaattacATTAAGTCTCTTCGATATATCATTAGAAATGCTTGTGTGCCATGCCATCCAACTTAAAAATAGTGTACAATTCAAAACATTATTTATACCCTGTTTGGTTACAtggataagatgagatgttttgaatagtaatgaataaaatattgttataatataattttttactattaattttgtattaaaatttgaaaaaattaaattatttattatattttatatcagaatttgaaaaaattgtaatgatgagttgagatgagattaaatgagatttttaattttagttaacCAAGCGAGACAAATCTAACAAAAACTCTACACcataaaagtaaaaagtaaaaagtataaataaaaatttgaaaacatataaacaataatatataaatatttaaaaaatacttaaaagaaaaatcttaaGGAGGACGTAAATCTCATCTCATAAACGGGCTCGGCCTTGTTTTTGCTCAGATTGAGTACTGGGCTGGACCTTTTCTATATCAGCCCATACAACAACCGTAAACAAGTCTTTAACATAAAAGCTCTGTTTGATTTTCCCGTGTTATTATAAGTTCCAAGGTAAGTGGAGTGTGTGTTTTAAGGAACCGTTCGCCACTTGTTCGACAATTGGTCCCTGAGAAATTGGGGTGCATTGTAAAAACAAGAACTCACTGTTTTATGCCACTGCTCCTTCCAAATGAGAGGAAGCATCGGAAGAACGCTCTCTCGGCCCAACCCCATTGGCTTTTCCAATGCCACCAGACAGTCTCTAATCCCCTTCTCCACTTCCTCCTCCTCTCCCACCGGTGGCGGGGGTGGTCGTGGCCGGGGACGCGGCTCTGGTTCCCCTAAGTTTGACTTCGCCTCCCCTGGTAAGGCCGAACCTGACGAGCCTGAGTCCAAGATCGACTCGCCCCCTCCCGGAATTGGACTCGGGCACGGACACGGCCGTGGCAGACCCGTCCCTTCCTCCCCGACGCTCCCCAACTTCTCTTCATTCATTTCCTCCATCAAATCCCCACCGGCTGGCCGCGGCCAGTCAGTTCCACCACCGCCAGATTCAGCGCCCAAGCAACCTATTTTCTTCAAGAAAGAAGACGGGCCCGCAAACTTGTTGGACGCGGCTAAGAGTTTCACTGACCGGAATCTCCCTCCGAGCATACTCCCTGTATCGACTGGCAGCGGCCGCGGGAAACCCCTGAAGCAACCGAGCCCAGAGGCTCAATTTGTTGAAGAGAACCGGCATACCCGAGCCCGGAAAAGCCCTGCCCAAGCCCAAGATGAACGCGGAAGAGTGCCGAGGATGACCCGAGAAGAAGCTGTGCAAAACGCGGTGAAGATTCTATCACGTGGTGGTGGAGACGGCGACGGAGACATGGAAGAGAGCATTGGTGGTGTTAGAGGCGGAGGCAGAGGAGGCAGAGGAGGATACAGAGGGAGAGGTGCGCCTGGGCGGGGCAGAGGAAGAGGACTTTACAGAGGGAGGGGGAGAGGCAGGGTTGGGGACTCGAAGGAGGATGCGTATGGAGCGGGGCTCTATCTAGGTGACAATGCCGATGGGGAAAAGCTGGCCAAGAGGCTTGGCGTTGAGACCATGAATCAGTTGGTTGAAGGGTTTGAGGAGATG
This is a stretch of genomic DNA from Carya illinoinensis cultivar Pawnee chromosome 15, C.illinoinensisPawnee_v1, whole genome shotgun sequence. It encodes these proteins:
- the LOC122296540 gene encoding translation initiation factor IF-2 translates to MRGSIGRTLSRPNPIGFSNATRQSLIPFSTSSSSPTGGGGGRGRGRGSGSPKFDFASPGKAEPDEPESKIDSPPPGIGLGHGHGRGRPVPSSPTLPNFSSFISSIKSPPAGRGQSVPPPPDSAPKQPIFFKKEDGPANLLDAAKSFTDRNLPPSILPVSTGSGRGKPLKQPSPEAQFVEENRHTRARKSPAQAQDERGRVPRMTREEAVQNAVKILSRGGGDGDGDMEESIGGVRGGGRGGRGGYRGRGAPGRGRGRGLYRGRGRGRVGDSKEDAYGAGLYLGDNADGEKLAKRLGVETMNQLVEGFEEMTGAVLPSPLEDALVDAMDVNYAIECEPEYLMGEFDQNPDIDEKPPIPLRDALEKMKPFLMAYEGIQSQEDWEEIMKETMERVPLLKEIVDYYSGPDRVTAKQQQEELERVAKSVPISAPDSVKRFADRAVISLQSNPGWGFDKKCQFMDKLVGEVSHHYK